Genomic DNA from Blattabacterium cuenoti:
CAGATTTATAATTTTTAGAAGCGTTAATCCCTCCTTGTGCTGCTACTGAATGAGCTCTTCTAGGTGAATCTTGATAACAAAATGATTTAATATTATATCCTAATTCTGCTAATGTAGCTGAAGCAGAACTTCCAGCTAAGCCTGTTCCAACCACAATTATATCTAATTTATTTCTATTATTAGGTGATATTTTATTTAATGATTGTTTATAATTTTTCCATTTATTTGACAAATCTCCTGTTGGAATTTTTGAGTCAAATTTCAATAAATTTTTCATAATTAATTAAAAAAAAACCAAATAGCAATAGTAGAAAATCCGATACTAATAAATAAAAAATAGTAATATCCTATTTTTTTTATATAAATAATATTTTTATTATTAGACAATCCCAAAGATTGAAAAGAAGATTGAAATCCATGATTTAAATGAATTCCTAATATTATAAATGAAAAAATATAAATAAATGTATAAAAAGGATTTTTAAACAAGGAAGTAACTAAATTATAATCAGATATATGATGATATGTATTATATTTCATAGGAATAGTAAAATTTATTAAATGTAAAATCAAAAAACATAAAATTAAAATACCAGTAAATATCATTGAACGACTGCTAAATGATGTAATTGAATTTGAATTATTTATAGAATAATCAACTTTTCCTTTAACTTTTCTATTATGAAAATAAAGTTTAATTCCCATTAAAATATGTATAATAAAACCTAAAGCTAAAATATATTCCATAATTCGTATAATGATATTTTTTTTCATAAAATAAACAGCATTATTAAATGATTCTTCTCCAAAAAAAAGAGAAAAATTTATACTTAAATGTAACAGCAAAAATATCATAAGAAAAATTCCAGTAATACCTGAGATTAATTTTTTACCAATAGTAGATCTAAAAAACATTGAATAATTTATGTTCACTTTAAATATCTTTTTATTCTTTGTAAAGATTCAACTAACAAATCTATATCTTTTTTTTCATTAAATATTCCAAAAGAAACTCTTATAGGCATCATTTTTGTCAAAAAAAAATTATCCACAATTAATTTAATAACATGTGATATATTTTTCATAGAATTACTACATGCACTTCCTTTTGATACAGAAACACCCATCAAATCTAAATGAAAATAAAGTAAATTATCAATTTTTTTTATTGGATATAAAAAATTTAATATAGTAGGAATACTTTTTTTACAATCAAATGAAAGTCCATTAAATATTACGTTTGGAATATTATTTTTTAATTGTGATATGCAATATTTTTTTAATTTATATATTTTTTTTATATGATTTTTATCACACAATGATAATTGTATTGCTTTAGATATTCCAACTATTCCTGGAACATTTTCTGTTCCATTTCTAATTCCATATTCTTGATTTTCAAATATTTTATACTTTTGTTTACTATTAATTTCATT
This window encodes:
- a CDS encoding succinate dehydrogenase cytochrome b subunit, with amino-acid sequence MNINYSMFFRSTIGKKLISGITGIFLMIFLLLHLSINFSLFFGEESFNNAVYFMKKNIIIRIMEYILALGFIIHILMGIKLYFHNRKVKGKVDYSINNSNSITSFSSRSMIFTGILILCFLILHLINFTIPMKYNTYHHISDYNLVTSLFKNPFYTFIYIFSFIILGIHLNHGFQSSFQSLGLSNNKNIIYIKKIGYYYFLFISIGFSTIAIWFFFN